In Thermus caldifontis, one DNA window encodes the following:
- a CDS encoding cytochrome C: MYRNDPILPTFALILALGLFYMAYLDGLHIARLLGHTPEELSVGQIGLMAFGAVLLLYGLIGLVSYWLEGVELRPGRHFPAPSTAPVAVGVILVLLLTALSGFFVRLMVYSAQTGHNPTWLQGLVFGAISLVVAILLGIYKKYFGRDEAVTEEEKSHFPW; the protein is encoded by the coding sequence ATGTACCGCAACGACCCGATCCTTCCCACCTTCGCCCTCATCCTGGCCTTAGGCCTCTTCTATATGGCCTACCTGGATGGGCTCCACATCGCCCGCCTCCTGGGCCACACCCCAGAGGAGCTCTCCGTGGGCCAGATCGGCCTGATGGCCTTTGGCGCCGTCCTCCTCCTCTATGGCCTCATCGGCCTGGTCTCCTACTGGCTAGAGGGCGTGGAGCTCCGCCCCGGCCGTCATTTTCCCGCCCCCTCCACAGCTCCTGTGGCGGTAGGGGTTATCCTGGTTCTCCTCCTCACGGCCCTTTCCGGCTTCTTCGTCCGCCTCATGGTTTACTCCGCCCAGACCGGGCACAACCCCACCTGGCTCCAGGGCTTGGTTTTTGGGGCCATCAGCCTGGTGGTGGCCATCCTTTTGGGCATCTACAAGAAGTACTTCGGCCGGGACGAGGCAGTTACCGAGGAGGAGAAGAGCCACTTCCCCTGGTAA
- a CDS encoding ubiquinol-cytochrome c reductase iron-sulfur subunit, which yields MDEREIRLQRSRRRLFLKTAIGTGIGLSLVSAFYVGASLRPKAEVTPEKEPLKPGDILVYAQGGGEPKPIRPDELKPDAPFVLAYPMDPKSKVVKGGEAKNTVLVVRYRPEELSPEVAQHGVEGIVAFSAVCTHLGCIISQWVADRKAGLCPCHGGTFDFAQGAKVVAGPPPRPVPQLPLKVEGDVLVAAGEFLGEVGVKAEAGFCRHV from the coding sequence ATGGACGAACGCGAGATTCGCTTGCAACGATCCCGCAGGCGGCTTTTCCTGAAGACCGCCATCGGCACCGGAATCGGCCTTTCCCTGGTTTCCGCCTTCTACGTGGGGGCCAGCCTGCGTCCCAAGGCCGAGGTCACCCCGGAGAAGGAGCCCTTGAAGCCGGGGGACATCCTGGTCTATGCCCAGGGCGGGGGGGAGCCCAAGCCCATCCGCCCTGACGAGCTAAAGCCCGATGCCCCCTTTGTCCTGGCCTACCCCATGGACCCCAAGAGCAAGGTGGTGAAGGGCGGCGAGGCCAAGAACACCGTCTTGGTGGTACGCTATCGCCCTGAGGAGCTCTCTCCCGAGGTGGCCCAGCACGGGGTGGAAGGCATCGTGGCCTTTTCCGCCGTCTGTACCCACCTGGGCTGCATCATAAGCCAATGGGTGGCGGACAGGAAGGCGGGCCTTTGCCCTTGCCACGGAGGGACCTTTGACTTTGCCCAGGGGGCCAAGGTGGTGGCCGGACCCCCGCCCCGGCCCGTACCCCAGCTTCCCCTCAAGGTGGAGGGGGACGTCCTGGTGGCCGCCGGGGAGTTCCTGGGCGAGGTGGGGGTGAAGGCGGAAGCGGGCTTCTGCCGCCACGTCTAG